The DNA sequence GCCCGCGTGGCGAACCCGCCGAAGGTGGAGTCCAGGGCCACCACCATCTCGGAGGCGTCCTTGAGCATGGAGGACCCGACGACCGCCGACACCCCCCGCATGGCGGTGCTCATGGCACCGGTCATCAAGCGGCCGACGCCGCGGCCGGGCGCCGCGAACACCCGCATGAGGCGACTGTCCATGAAGGCGCCCAGGCGGCGCGGGGCGTCGAGGAAGTCGAGCGCGTTGCGTGAGGGAGGGGTGTCGACCACGACGAGGTCCCACGTCGAGTCGTCGAGCAGCTGCCCCAGCTTCTCCATGGCCATGTACTCCTGCGTCCCAGCGAACGAGGTGACCATGGTCTTGTAGAAGTGGTTGTCCAGGATGGACTGCGCCTTCTCGGCCGTGGTGTTGGCGATGACCAGCTCGTCGAACGTGCGACGCATGTCGAGCATCATCGCGTGCAACGACCCGTCCGAATCCGCGTGCTCCGGTCCCAGGTCCACGCGGGACGGTTCGTTCGAGAGGTCGTCGATCCCCAGCGCCTGCGCGAGGCGCCGGGCCGGGTCGATGGTGAGGACCACGGTGTCGCGGCCGAGTTCGGCGGCGCGCAGGGCCACCGCGGCGGCGGTGGTGGTCTTGCCCACCCCGCCGGCGCCGGTGCAGACCACAACCCGGGTCGCCGGGTCTGTGAGCAGTCCGGTGATGTCGAGACGACGAGTCATGATCAGTGCACTCCCTGGTCGGCGAGGGCGGAGGCGAGGTCGTACAGGTCGGAGACCTCGACGCCGTTGGGCAGGGCCGGCAGCACGAGGGTCGGGCAGCCGGACGAGGTCAGGGTCTCGCCGGCTGTGAGCTGTCCGCGTGCGACGCGGGCGTGCTCGATGGCCTCCACCAGGAGCCCCTGCAGCCCCTCGTCGTCGAGCTCCACACCGGTCTCCTCGAGACCGGCCAGCACCGCCTCGGCGTCGATGTCCTCCTCGGCGATCCGCTGCAGCGCGTCGTCGTCGAGGTGCCGGGTCTCCGCTCGGTTGATGATCACCTGACCCACCCGCAGATCATGGGACCGGAGCTCCTCGATCGCCTCGATGGTCTCCTGGACGGGCAGCGATTCGAGCAGGGTCACCAGGTGCACGACCGTCTGCGGGGAGTGGACCAGCTCGGCGACGGCATCGGCCTGACGACGGATGGGCCCGCCGGCGGCGAGGTCGGCCATCGCGGTGGTCACGTCGAGGAACTTGCCGATGCGACCGGTGGGCGGGGCGTCGACGACGACCGCGTCGTACACCACTTCCTTTTTGGCGTGTTGGCGCGTGACGACCTCGTAGATCTTGCCGGTCAGGAGAACGTCCTTGAGGCCGGGTGCGATGGTGGTGGCGAACTCGATCGCGCCCACCGACTTCATCACCTTGCCCACCACCCCGAGGTGGTAGAAGGTGTCGAGGTAGTCGAGCATCGCGGCCTCGATGTCGATGGCCAGCGCGAACACCTTGCCACCGCCGTCGACCCGGGCCACGAGTTCCTCGCGGTACGGCAGCGGCGAGCGGTCGAAGATCCGCGCGATGCCCTGGCGTTCCTCGACCTCCACCAGCAGGACGCGCTGTCCGGTCGAGGCCAGTGCCAGCGCGAGCGAGGTGGCGACCGTGGTCTTGCCGGTGCCCCCCTTGCCGGAGACGTAGTGGAGGTCCGCGCGGGCGGAGGCGTCGGACCAGCCGGTGGACAGCTCGTCGGCGATCGTCGACCTCACGGACTGACTCGACGTACCCGACTGGGTCGATTGCGTTCCTGGTGTGTCGGTGGACGGCATGCGGTCCACCCTAAGCGGTTCCACCACGGCGCGCGGGCCGCCGGCGACTTCCCTAGAGTGGGGGCATGAGCGAATCCACCCCCGCAGCCCGGTTCGAGTACGTGACGGTCCCGCTGCTCACCCACGCCACCAAGCAGATCCTCGACCAGTGGGGCGGTGACGGCTGGGAGCTGGTCTCCGTCCTGCCCGGCCCCACCGGTGAGCAGCACGTCGCCTACCTCAAGCGTCGGCTCTGATGCCGGAGGGCGAGGGCGGCGGGTACTGGACCCGCAAGCTCGAGCAGCTGGGGATCGACCTGCCGACCGTCGTCCCCCCGCTCGCCAACTACGCGCCCGCCGTGCGGACGGGCGCCTACGTCTACACCTCCGGTCAGCTGCCGATGATCGACGGCGCTCTCGCCGCGACCGGCAAGGTCGGTGCCGCGGTGTCCCCGGAGACGGCGGCTGATCTCGCCCGGACCTGTGCCCTCAACGCACTCGCCGCCGTGGACGGCCTGGTGGGCATCGACTCGGTGGTGCGGATCGTCAAGGTCGTCGGCTTCGTCGCGTCGGCCCCGGGCTTCAACGCCCAGCCCGCGGTGGTCAACGGCGCCTCGGATCTGCTGGGTGAGGTGTTCGGGGACGCCGGCGTCCACGCCCGCTCCGCGGTCGGGGTCTCCGAGCTGCCGCTCGACGCGCCCGTCGAGGTCGAGCTCATCGTCGAGGTCGAGGGATAGGGCCGGACGGTGGCCCGGGACGGAGAATGCCGATGACCGGCGGCCTGGCCCCGATCACGTTCCCGGCGTACGAGACCCTGCGCCCCGTCACGGACCTGGCCGGGGTGATCCTCTGCGACAACCCCTCGGAGATGACCTTCGAGGGGACCAACACGGTGGTGCTGCGGGCCCCCGGATCGCGCACCGCCGTGGTGGTGGACCCCGGGCCGGAGAATCGCGCGCACGCTGAGCGGATCGCCGCGATCGTGGGCGAGATCGAGCTCGTCGTCATCACCCATCGACACGGGGACCACACCGGCGGGATCGACGACCTCCGGGCGCTGACCGGCGCGCCGGTCCGGGCGGTCGGACCGGTGTACTGCCGGGATGCGGCGCCGTTGGTGACGGGGGGCGACGACGACGAGGTGATCCACGCCGCCGGGCTGGACCTCACCGTGCTGGCCACTCCCGGGCACACTGCGGACTCGATCAGTCTCGAGGTGCGTCCGGCGGGTGCCGGGTTCACCGCGCGCGCGGACTGTGTGGTGCTCGGCGACACGATCCTGGGTCGCGACTCGACCGTTCTGGACTCCACCGACGGCGATCTGGGGGACTACCTACAGAGCCTCGACCAGCTGTCCGCCCGCGCCGACGGCGTGGTGGGCATCCCCGGCCACGGTCCGGATGTGGCCGATACCGCTCGCGCCGCCCAGGTGCTGGCCCGTCACCGGCGGGACCGGCTAGAGCAGATCGCGGCAGCCCGGGACGTGCTGGGACCCGATGCGTCCGCCGAGGTCATCACGCAGCACATCTACCGGGATGTCTCTCCGTTCCTGCTCAAAGTGGCCGAGCAGTCCACCCTCGTGGCCCTGCGCTATCTGGATCGGTCCGGTTAGACCGGCCGACCCGGCCCGCCCTACGACAAGAGCGTTCCGCACCCCTTCTCGAGGGAGGTGTGCGGAACGCTCTTGTCGATGGGCCGGGGCGGCTCGGCGGGCCTCAGCGGGCGCGCCGGGCCAGGCGCTCGGTGTCGGAGATGATGACGCTCTTGCCTTCGAGGCGCAGCCAACCCCGGTGTGCGAACTCGGCCAGGGCCTTGTTGACCGTCTCGCGGGAGGCGCCGACGAGCTGGGCGATCTCCTCCTGCGTGAGGTCGTGCGTCACGCGGATGTTGCCGCCCTCCTGGGTGCCGAAGCGCTGGGCCAGCTGCAGCAGCGCCTTGGCCACGCGACCGGGCACATCGGTGAAGATGAGGTCGGCGAGGTTGTTGTTGGTGCGGCGCAGACGGCGGGCGAGCACCCTCAGCAGCTGATCGGAGATCTCGGGCCGCTCGGAGATCCACCGCTTGAGGGCCGAGCGGTCCATGGACTGCACGGAGACGTCGGTGACGCAGACCGCGGACGAGGTGCGCGGGCCCGGGTCGAAGATCGACAGCTCACCGAACATGTCCGAGGGGCCGAGGATGGACAGCAGGTTCTCGCGACCGTCCGGGGCCTTGCGGGAGAGCTTCACCTTGCCCGACGTGACGATGTAGAGGCTGTCGCCCTGCTCGCCCTCGCGGATGATCACATCACCCTTCGAGTACTCCTCGCGGGTCAGGTCGGCACGCAGCGCCGAGATGGCCGCGGGCTCGACACCCTGGAAGATGCCGGCCCGGGTGAGTACGTCGTCGGCCGACTGGTCCGTGCGGCGATCTATCGTCACAGTCCGTGACCCTCCCGTTCGGGCGAGGACGAGCGAGGTCCGCGCCATGGCGTGCGTGTGGCGAGAGCCACTGTAGCCGTTCCGGTGCCCCCGGTGTGACCAACCCGCGGCGACCGGGGTGGGTCAGTTCTCGATCTGCTCCGGCTCGGCCAGAATGGAGGCCTCGAACCGGTCCATCAAGAGGGCGAACCCGGCGAGGAGGACCGGGACCAGGACGACGAGGATTCCCTGCATGCCCCCGAGTAAACACCCCCGCGGGCCGACGCGCACGTGCGGCCGGCTCACCCGCAGGTGGCCCGGGCCGTAATGTGGACGCATGCCCGACCCCGCTCCAGCTTCCGTGAAGCGCCGCAGACGAGGGGTGGCCGCGAGGGGGGTGGAAACCGACCTCGGGCGCACCCGCCGCGCCCGGCGCATGCTCCGCACCCTGGAGGACGCGTTCCCCCACGTCTACTGCGAGCTGGATTTCCGGAACCCGCTCGAGCTGAGCGTCGCGACGATCCTGTCCGCGCAGTGCACGGACAAGCGCGTCAACGAGGTCACGCCGGCGCTGTTCGCCCGGTATCGGACCGCGGCCGACTACGCGGGCGCGGACCGTGAGGAACTGGAGACACTGATCCGACCGACCGGCTTCTACCGCAACAAGGCGCGGAGTATCCAGGGGCTGGGTGCGGCGCTGGTGGAGAAGTTCGACGGCGAGGTTCCGCGGCGGCTCGAGGACCTGGTCACCCTCCCCGGATTCGGACGGAAGACGGCCAACGTGGTGCTCGGCAACGCGTTCGGTGTGCCCGGACTGACGGTGGACACCCACTTCATGCGTCTGGTCGCCCGGTGGAAGTGGACAGAGGCCACCGATCCGGTGCGCATCGAGCGCGAGGTGGCCGCGCTGCTGCCCCGGCCCACCTGGACCGACGCCAGCCACCGGATCATCTTCCACGGTCGCCGGGTCTGTCACGCGAGGACGGCGGCCTGCGGTGCGTGTGCCCTGGCCTCGGACTGCCCGTCCGCCGGCGAGGTCGGCCCGCTCGACCCGGTGGCCGCCGCCCGCCTCGTGGTGGGGCCCGAGCGATCGCACCTGTTGGAGATGGTCGGACTGGGGGATCAGGCGTGAGTGCCTCGGCGAGGTGGTCGCTGGTGGCGCTGGTGGCGCTGGTCGGCGTCGTCGTGGCACTGGTCTCCACCCTCGGCGGCGACGAGGGACCCGGATCCGCGGCGTCGGCCCCCGCCGCGCCCCCCGTCGGCGCGCCCCCGCTCGACGAGCCGCGGACGGTCGTCGACGACCGGACCCGCGCGACCGCGGACCTCCCCGCCTGTCGCGACAGCGCCACGCCCGCCACGACCACCGGCCCCGTCGCCGGGTTCATGGTGCGCTGCATGGACGACGGCAGCACCACCACCCTCGGCAAGATCCAGGCGGACCGCCCCATGGTGGTGAACATGTGGGCCTACTGGTGCGAGCCGTGCCGCAGGGAACTGCCGGCCATCCGGGACGCGCAGGCCACGCTCGGGGACCGGGTCCGCGTGGTGTTGTCCCACACCGACCCGTCCGAGACCAAGGGGTTCGACACCCTGGCCGCGCTCGGGATCGAGGAACTCATCTCCGTCTCCGATCAGGAGGAGGAACTGCCGACGCTGCTGGGGGCACCTCCCGTCCTCCCGCTGACGGTCTTCGTCCGCGCCGACGGGACCGTGGCGCACGTCCTCATCCAACCGATGGACACCGAGCAGGACGTGCTCGACGCCGTCGAAGAGCACCTGGGGGTCACCGCATGACCGGTTCCGCGCGGGACGCCTCCGTGCCCCGCCCCGGTGACGTGACCGGAGTGCCGCACCCCGGGTGGATGGATCCGCTCATGGCGGCCTGCACCGACGGCAGCTTCGACGGGCTGCTGCCCCGGCGGCGCCCGCCCGAGGACGGTGGCCCCAACGAGGTCGGCCGCCCGCACCGCCACGCCGCGGTGCTGGTGCTGTTCTCGGGGTCGGCGCACGCCCCCGGCCCGCGTCCCCCGGAGGATGCCCGCGTGCTGCTCACGCACCGCGCACCGACCCTCCGCAGCCACTCCGGGCAGATCTCGTTCCCCGGTGGCGGGGTCGACGACACGGACAGCGGGCCGGTCGAGGCGGCCCTGCGCGAGGCGTGGGAGGAGACGGGACTGGAGAGCGACGGTGTGGACGTGCTCGCGGTGCTGCCCGAGTTGTACATCCCCGTCTCCAACTACTCCGTCGCCCCGGTGCTGGCCTATTGGCGGGAGCCGATGGAGGTCTCGTCGGTGGATCCGGCCGAGACCGCGAGGGTGATGACGGTGCCGGTGGGGGAGTTGCTCGACCCCGCCAATCGCTTCCTGCTGCGGCACTCGACCGGGTGGACGGGCCCCGCGTTCCAGCACGAGGACCTGGTGGTGTGGGGGTTCACCGCCGGGATCCTGGCCGCGATGTTCCATTCCGCGGGCTGGGACCTGGACTGGGACACCGATGACGTGCGTGATCTCGAGCAGACCCTGTCGGCCTCCGCGAACGGGGAGCGGCCCTGGCTGTCGGCGGAGGAGGCGCGACGCGAGTCCTCCGATCCGCTGGCGGACAGGACGGTCGCCGGGGTGCCCGGCGCCCGGTCAGGCCTCACCGACGATGAGGACGAGGAACCGCTCGACCTGCCCGCCGACGAACCCCGGAGGGGGTACCGGTGACGGGCTCGCAGTGGCTCGACATCGCGCTGTACGCGCTCGCCGCGGCGGCCGCGATCTCGGGATGGATCAACGGGGCGGCGGCGTCCGGTTTCGCACTGCTCGGGGTGGCGATCGGCGCCACCTCCGGCCTGCTCGTGGCCCCTCATCTGGTCAGGGAACTCGATTCCCCCGTCGGACGGCTCGCGGCGGGGCTGGCCGTGATCGCGGTGATGGTGCTCATCGGCCAGATCGCCGGCGTGACGATCGGTCGTGCCGCCCGGCGCTACATCTCCGGGGCGGGGGCCAGGGTGCTCGACAGCACCGTCGGAGCCGTGTTCCAGGCCGCGGCGATGCTGCTGGTGGCGTGGTTGGTCGCCATCCCGGTGGCCGCGCAGGAGGGCCCGGGACTGGGCAAGGCGGTACGCGGGTCGTCGGTGCTGGCGAAGATCGACGACGTGGCGCCCGAGCAGATGCAGCGGATCCCTGCGGCGTTCACGTCGGTTCTCGGCACCACCGGGTTCCCCGACATCCTCGGCCCCTTCGGCACGACTCCGCTCCAGGAGGTGCCCCCGCCCGATCCCGTGCTCGCGGGCTCCGAGGTCGTGGCCGCGGTGCAGCCGTCCGTGCTCAAGATCCTGGGCCGCGCCGAGTCGTGCAGTCGCGCCCTGGAGGGCTCCGGCTTCGTGGCCTCCCCCGGACTGGTCATGACCAACGCGCACGTGGTGGCCGGTACGGACTCGGTGAGGGTCGTCGCCGGAGACCGGGAACTCGACGCGGACGTGGTGGTCTATGACCCGGGCGTCGACGTGGCGGTCCTGCGCGTATCGGGTCTCCAGGCCCCGGTCCTGCCCTTCGCCGACCGGCAGGGCCGCAGCGGCGACGACGCCATCGTGGTGGGCTACCCCGGTAACGGCCCCTACCGGCCGGACGCCGCACGCATCCGGGAGAGGGTGACCCTGCGTGGTCCGGACATCTACCGTGAGGCGACCGTCGAGCGCGAGGTGTACATCCTGCGTGGCTCGGTGCGCGAGGGCAATTCCGGGGGGCCGCTGATCACGCCGGCGGGGCAGGTCGTGGGCGTGGTCTTCGGTGCGGCGATGGACGCCGCCGACACCGGGTACGCGCTCACGGTCGAGCAGGTGCTGCCGCAGCTCGAGCGCGGGGTGGACTCGTTGGAGCCCGTCCCCACCGGCAGCTGCGTCGGGGCCCGCTGAGCGCAGACCCCGCCGTGGGCCCGCGGTCCGCGGGCGTCAGCGCCCCCCGCCCGTCCGACCCGCCCGGACCGCCCCGCCACGCCCGACTTGCGCGGCTCTCCCGACTTGCGCGGCGGGAATGGTCCATTGTCGCCGCGTACCCCGGCGATCACCGAGCAGAGGGGGCGCGTAGGCCGAGGGAGGGGGCGGCACGGGTCCGCGTTGGCGGGATCCGGCCGGAGAAGGGAGGACCGGCCCGTCAGAGCCCGCTCGCGCGGCGCGCGAAGTCCACGATCAGCCGGGACGTGGCCCGAGGCTGCTCCATCGCCGGGTAGTGCCCGGACTCCGCGACCATTTCCGTACGGAAGTCCCTGGCCCACGCCGCTGACGCCCGGACCGTCGACGGGCGGATGAACCGGTCCTCCTCGCCGCTGATCCCCAATACCGGCTGGTCGAGGACACCCGAGACCGTGCGGCGGAAATCGCGTCCGTCCGGGCGGAGCTGGCTGCGGACCATCCAGCGGCGCGACTCCAGGGACAGGTGGGCGGCCTTGGGGATGAGCATGGCCTGCCGGAGCAGCGCCGCGGTCTCGCGGAAGTCGTCGGTGTCCTGCCACGCCGGCGCGGAACGGTCCCGGAGCATCGCCTCCACCGACGCCGCGCCGTCGGTGGTGAGGCGGCGTTCGGGGAGCCGGGGAGCCTGGTCTGCGAGAAGACGGGGCACCAGGGCACGGCGTTGGGCGCGATCGCGGATCGCGGCGTGGCGGGTGGCCAGGGGGTGCGGAGAACCGACGACGACGAGGCCCCGCACCGCACGAGGCCGGTGGTATGCCGCCGTCCAGGCCACGAATCCGCCCTCGCCCTGTCCCACGATCACCGCGGAGGTGTGCCCGAGCGCGCGGATGAGGTGCGTGATGTCCGAGGCCAGGGTCCATCCGTCGTACCCGCGCGGTGGTTTGTCGGAGTCCCCGTGGCCCCGCAGGTCCACCGCGACGGCGTGGAATCCGGCCTCGGCCAGCGCCACGAGGGGTTTGCGCATGGTCCACCAGATCCCGCCCAGGCCGTGGATCAACACCACCAGTGGCGGGAGTTCTCCGGGGACGGTGTCGGCCGGAAGGGCCTCGGCGACGTGCAGACGGATGCCGTTGGCCGAGACGTCACGATGCCGCCACGACCCGTCGATCCTGACGATCGACGGGTCGGGCGGCCGGTGTGCGGGAGTATTCAGCTGCGCGTGGCGGGCTGGGGGGTCTCGGTGACCCGCACCGTCCCGGGCCGCGGCTGGGTGCCCGTGGGCATGGCCAGCTTGAGGTCGGACACCGAGTCGATGGTGCGCTGGGGCTTACGGATCTTCTTGACCTTGCGGTAGCCGAGCAGGGCGCAGACCGCCGCCAACAGCACCAGCACCACGAAGACGATGAGGAATCCGATCCAGTCCCAGGACTGGGTGCCGAACCACAGGGAGATGAGCTTGGCCCACATGAAGACGAACGGGAAGAACGACATCAGCAGAAGCACGAGCGCCGCGACGAAGAAGCCCGACCCGGTGGCGGCCCTCTTGACCTGCTCGGTGACCTCGGTCTTGGCGAGCTCGATCTCCGCGCGGACGAGCGTGGACACCTGCGTGGTGGCGTTCTTGACCAGGGTTCCGATGCTGGCGTCGCCCCGACCGATCGAGTCCGCGTCGTGCAGGGGGATCGATGCCTCGGTCGGCGAGTGGGTTCCCTGGGCGTGGCTCACGGTTGTTCCTCCATAGTCAGGCGACGGATGCACCGTCGTCCATCGTGCCACGACACGTGGCCGCCTTCACCCGCTACCCGGTCAGCCGCGCGTGCCCTTCTCCCTGATCTGCTCCATGATGGTCGGATCGGACAGGGTCGAGGTGTCCCCGCCGTCGCGGCCCTCCGCCATGTCCTTTAGCAGACGCCGCATGATCTTCCCGGAGCGCGTCTTGGGCAGTTCGGGCACGATCGTGATGTCGCGGGGCTTGGCGATCGGGGAGATCTCCCGCGACACCTCGGCGCGCAGCTCGTCGATGAGCTTCTGGCGGTCCTCCTCGGCGTCGACGTTGCCGCGCAGGATCACGTACGCGACGATCGCCTGGCCGGTGGTCTCGTCGTTGGCGCCCACCACTGCCGCCTCGGCGACCGCGCGGTGCCCGACGAGGGCGGACTCCACCTCGGAGGTGGAGATGCGGTGGCCGGAGATGTTCATCACGTCGTCGACGCGCCCCAGCACCCACAGTGCGCCGTCGGAGTCCCACTTGGCGCCGTCACCGGCGAAGTAGTACCCCTCCTCGGCGAACCGGGACCAGTAGGTGTCCCGGTAGCGCTCCATGTCGCCCCAGATGCCGCGGAGCATGGACGGCCACGGCTCGGTGAGCACCAAGAAGCCCTGTTCCTCCGCGGCGACCTCCTTGGCCTCGTTGTCCACGATGGACACGGAGATGCCGGGCAGCGGCCGCATGGCCGATCCGGGCTTGGTCTCGGTCACGCCCGGCAACGGGGAGATCATGATCGCACCGGTCTCCGTCTGCCACCACGTGTCCACGATGGGGGCGGTGCCGCCGCCGAGGTTGTCGCGGTACCAGCGCCACGCCTCCGGGTTGATGGGCTCACCCACGGAGCCGAGCAGGCGGATCGAGGTCAGGTCATGGGCGGCCGGGATCTCGGCGCCCCACTTCATGAAGGTCCGCACGAGGGTGGGTGCCGAGTAGTAGATGGTGACGCCGTACTTCTCGATGATCTGGAAGTGGCGGTGCTCGTCCGGTGAGTTGGGGGTGCCCTCGTAGACGATGCACTCGGCACCGTTCGAGAGCGGGGCGTACACGCCGTAGGTGTGCCCGGTGACCCAGCCGACGTCCGCGGTGCACCAGTAGACGTCCTGGCCGGGCTTGTGGTCGAACACGTTGTGGTGGGTGTACGACGCCTGGGTGAGGTAGCCGCCGGAGGTGTGGACGATCCCCTTGGGCTTTCCCGTGGTCCCCGAGGTGTAGAGCAGGAACAGGGGATGCTCGGAGTCGAAGGCCTCGGGCGTGTGCTCGGTGGACTGCTGCGGGACCACCTCGTCCCACCACGCGTCCCGGCCCTCGGTCCACTCCACGTCGAGCCCGGTCCGACGGACCACGAGGACGGTCTGCACCGATTCGGCGGTCCCCTCGGCGTCGACCCCGTTTCCGGAGAGCGCGTCGTCGACCCCGGCCTTGAGCGGCGCGGGCTTACCGCGACGGAACTGGCCGTCGGCGGTGATGACGACCTTCGCCTCCGCGTCGTCGATGCGCTGGCGGAGCGCGTTGGGGGAGAAGCCGGCGAACACCACGGAGTGGGTGAGCCCGAGGCGGGCGCAGGCCAGCATCGCGATGTAGACCTCGGGCAGGAGCGGCATGTAGATCGCCACCCGGTCGCCGGCCACGAGCCCGAGGGAGCTGAGGTAGTTGGCCGCGCGGCTGACCTCGTCCTTGAGTTCGGCGTAGGTGATGTCGCGGGCGTCATCCTCCGGCTCGCCGATCCAGTGGATGGCCACCCGGTCGCCGTTGCCGGCCTCGACGTGACGGTCCACGCAGTTGTGGGCCACGTTGAGCTTGCCGCCGACGAACCACTTGGCGACCGGTGCGTCGGACCAGTCGAGCACCTCGGACCACTCCGTGGACCAGTCCAGGCGCCGTGCCTGCTCGTCCCAGAACGCGAGTCTGTCAGCGGCTGCGACGTCGTAGAGGTCGGCCTGCGCGTTGGCCTGGGCGGTGAAGGCGGGGTCGGGTGCGTAGGTCTGGGTGTGGTCGTGATCGGTCATCAGCGGCTCTCTCTCGGGATGTGTGTTCACGGCGGCCGGAATCGACACGGCGGAAGCGACCGAACCGGTTTCTGTGAGCGTAGTCACATACGCACGACCGTGTTTCGCAACACACCCGATAGGGGGGCGCGGGGGGAGTGGGGGTCAGGACTTCCGTTCGCGGCCTGGGGATTCGACGGCCTCGCCGCCGTCATCAGGGGTGGTGTCGCCCTTCTGTTGGGCGGGAGTCTCGGCGTCGGACCGGCCTCCGCCTGCGGGGGATCCCGGTGACGCCGTCGTCGTTCCCGTCGACTGTCGCGCGTCCCGGGAGTCCTCGGTCGTGGTCGCGGAATCGTCGGGCGTCTTGTCGGGCGCGTTGCCGGGCGCCTTCGGCGTGGTCGCCTCGCTGTTCTTCGCCTTCCCGTCGGCCGCCGCGCCGGCCGGCGCCGTCGCCGCGGACTTCTCCGTCGTCGCCGGGGCGGTCTCGCGCTCCCGGGTCGGGGCATCTATCCCGTAGTACTCCAGGAGCCTGACCTCCTGTTCGGGGGTGAGGGCGTCCTCGGTGTGGTCAGGGCGGGGGGAGTCCCGGATGACGGCACGGGTGTGGTCCACGTGCAGTTCGTCGTCGAGGAGCCGCGCGCCGTGGAGGGGGACGATGGCGTCCGAGGAGAAGATGCCGGTCGACACGGTCGCGAAGGTGATCTTGCCGCTGGCGTCGTCCACGTACACCTGGCGGACCGCGCCGATCTTGGCCCCCGTCGAATCGAATGCCGTCGCGTCGAGCAGGGCGTCGAGCTGGTCTTTGAGGGTCACGGGATCTCCGGGGGTCGAGGTGGGGGCGGGGTCGGGGTTGCGGACGAGGCGGGGGTCGTCGGCCGGGGTCGGGGACTGCAACTCCCCTGTTGACTGCTGATTACACCAGCCAGACAGCGGTGGAACCGGCCGTTGGACGCTTGTGTCGGCGGATTGCGGCGCGCGGGGCGACGGCCGCGCACGGGTCGGTAACCTCGTCCGCGTGAACACACGCGCCCAGGATCCCCTCGCCCCGCTGGTCTCCCTGCCCGGCGTCGCCGAGGCGTCCGAGGCGGCCCGTGGTGCGCTCGCGAGCGTCCACCGGCATCCGGCAAACCGTCGGGGCTGGCCCACCACGGCGGCGGAGTCGGTGCTGCGCGGTGCGCGGGCGTCAGCCGGGGTGGAGGGTGCCTCGGTGCGACTGGACGCCGACGGTGACCACGACGAGGTGCTCTCCGGCGCTCTGCGGGTGGCCGGCGAGCTGACGGGCGAATCGCTCGACCGGGCCGTGTCGGTGTGGACCCGGTCGCCCCTGCAGGAGCTGGCGCACCTGCATCTGCTGGCCGCGTCCGGCCCCGGGGTGGGTATGGCGTCCCTCGGTCGTCCCCGGGCGGATCGGGGGTGGCCGAGCGGTTGCAGGGGCTGGCGGAGTTGGTGACGGGCGGGACGTCGGTGCCCGCCCCGGTCCTGGCGTCAGTGGTCCTGGGCGAACTGTCCGGCATGCGGCCGTTCGGGTCCGCTGACGGTGTGGTGGCGCGGGCGGCGTTCCGGTTGGTGACCGTGTCCACCGGCCTAGACCCACATTGTCTCGGCGTGCCCGAGGTGACGTTCTACCGGGATCCCGCCGGGCATCGATCGGCCCTGGAGGGCTTCGTCTCCGGTACCGGCGAGGGTGTCGGATCATGGATTCTCCACTGCTGTAGAGCTCTCGAGGCCGGTGCTCGCGAGGCC is a window from the Dietzia sp. JS16-p6b genome containing:
- a CDS encoding MarP family serine protease, translated to MTGSQWLDIALYALAAAAAISGWINGAAASGFALLGVAIGATSGLLVAPHLVRELDSPVGRLAAGLAVIAVMVLIGQIAGVTIGRAARRYISGAGARVLDSTVGAVFQAAAMLLVAWLVAIPVAAQEGPGLGKAVRGSSVLAKIDDVAPEQMQRIPAAFTSVLGTTGFPDILGPFGTTPLQEVPPPDPVLAGSEVVAAVQPSVLKILGRAESCSRALEGSGFVASPGLVMTNAHVVAGTDSVRVVAGDRELDADVVVYDPGVDVAVLRVSGLQAPVLPFADRQGRSGDDAIVVGYPGNGPYRPDAARIRERVTLRGPDIYREATVEREVYILRGSVREGNSGGPLITPAGQVVGVVFGAAMDAADTGYALTVEQVLPQLERGVDSLEPVPTGSCVGAR
- a CDS encoding phage holin family protein, whose product is MSHAQGTHSPTEASIPLHDADSIGRGDASIGTLVKNATTQVSTLVRAEIELAKTEVTEQVKRAATGSGFFVAALVLLLMSFFPFVFMWAKLISLWFGTQSWDWIGFLIVFVVLVLLAAVCALLGYRKVKKIRKPQRTIDSVSDLKLAMPTGTQPRPGTVRVTETPQPATRS
- the acs gene encoding acetate--CoA ligase, coding for MTDHDHTQTYAPDPAFTAQANAQADLYDVAAADRLAFWDEQARRLDWSTEWSEVLDWSDAPVAKWFVGGKLNVAHNCVDRHVEAGNGDRVAIHWIGEPEDDARDITYAELKDEVSRAANYLSSLGLVAGDRVAIYMPLLPEVYIAMLACARLGLTHSVVFAGFSPNALRQRIDDAEAKVVITADGQFRRGKPAPLKAGVDDALSGNGVDAEGTAESVQTVLVVRRTGLDVEWTEGRDAWWDEVVPQQSTEHTPEAFDSEHPLFLLYTSGTTGKPKGIVHTSGGYLTQASYTHHNVFDHKPGQDVYWCTADVGWVTGHTYGVYAPLSNGAECIVYEGTPNSPDEHRHFQIIEKYGVTIYYSAPTLVRTFMKWGAEIPAAHDLTSIRLLGSVGEPINPEAWRWYRDNLGGGTAPIVDTWWQTETGAIMISPLPGVTETKPGSAMRPLPGISVSIVDNEAKEVAAEEQGFLVLTEPWPSMLRGIWGDMERYRDTYWSRFAEEGYYFAGDGAKWDSDGALWVLGRVDDVMNISGHRISTSEVESALVGHRAVAEAAVVGANDETTGQAIVAYVILRGNVDAEEDRQKLIDELRAEVSREISPIAKPRDITIVPELPKTRSGKIMRRLLKDMAEGRDGGDTSTLSDPTIMEQIREKGTRG
- a CDS encoding PRC-barrel domain-containing protein, with product MQSPTPADDPRLVRNPDPAPTSTPGDPVTLKDQLDALLDATAFDSTGAKIGAVRQVYVDDASGKITFATVSTGIFSSDAIVPLHGARLLDDELHVDHTRAVIRDSPRPDHTEDALTPEQEVRLLEYYGIDAPTRERETAPATTEKSAATAPAGAAADGKAKNSEATTPKAPGNAPDKTPDDSATTTEDSRDARQSTGTTTASPGSPAGGGRSDAETPAQQKGDTTPDDGGEAVESPGRERKS
- a CDS encoding alpha/beta fold hydrolase; the encoded protein is MVLIHGLGGIWWTMRKPLVALAEAGFHAVAVDLRGHGDSDKPPRGYDGWTLASDITHLIRALGHTSAVIVGQGEGGFVAWTAAYHRPRAVRGLVVVGSPHPLATRHAAIRDRAQRRALVPRLLADQAPRLPERRLTTDGAASVEAMLRDRSAPAWQDTDDFRETAALLRQAMLIPKAAHLSLESRRWMVRSQLRPDGRDFRRTVSGVLDQPVLGISGEEDRFIRPSTVRASAAWARDFRTEMVAESGHYPAMEQPRATSRLIVDFARRASGL